One Buchnera aphidicola (Pentalonia nigronervosa) DNA segment encodes these proteins:
- the dapA gene encoding 4-hydroxy-tetrahydrodipicolinate synthase: MFAGNIVALITPMNEKGEICHSSLKKLINYHVLNKTKAIVSIGTTGESATLSQEEHIDVVMLTIKLANNRIPIIAGTGANATSEAISLTKKFEKSGIAACLSVTPYYNKPTQEGLYQHFKAISKNTKLPQILYNVPSRTGCDLLPETIARLARFKNIVGIKEATGDLSRIHKIKQLVKKNFFLISGDDATALDFMQLGGQGVISVTANIAAQEMRELCQHALKGDFASARSINQRLTKLHESLFIEPNPIPVKWLAKKIGLIKHDTLRLPMTKILNSTRVKLKQAMKHANLQIL, translated from the coding sequence ATGTTTGCAGGAAATATTGTCGCATTAATTACACCTATGAATGAAAAAGGTGAAATTTGTCATTCTAGCTTAAAAAAACTAATAAATTATCATGTACTAAATAAAACCAAGGCTATTGTATCAATCGGAACAACTGGTGAATCAGCTACACTTAGTCAAGAAGAGCATATTGATGTTGTTATGCTTACCATAAAATTAGCAAACAATCGAATCCCAATCATTGCAGGAACTGGAGCAAACGCTACATCAGAAGCAATTTCTTTAACAAAAAAATTTGAAAAATCAGGAATTGCAGCATGTCTTTCAGTAACACCTTATTATAACAAACCTACCCAAGAAGGATTGTATCAACACTTTAAAGCAATTTCAAAAAATACTAAATTACCACAAATATTGTACAACGTACCTAGTCGTACTGGTTGTGATTTATTGCCAGAAACAATCGCGCGACTAGCTCGATTTAAAAACATAGTAGGTATTAAGGAAGCAACTGGAGATTTATCTCGGATTCACAAAATAAAACAATTAGTTAAAAAGAATTTTTTTTTAATTAGCGGAGATGACGCAACTGCCTTAGACTTTATGCAACTAGGGGGACAAGGTGTAATATCGGTTACTGCTAATATTGCAGCACAAGAAATGAGAGAACTATGTCAACATGCATTAAAAGGCGACTTTGCCTCTGCAAGATCCATTAATCAAAGATTAACAAAGCTACATGAATCTTTGTTCATAGAACCCAATCCAATTCCAGTAAAATGGTTAGCTAAAAAAATAGGTTTAATAAAACACGATACATTACGTTTACCAATGACAAAAATTTTAAATAGTACACGTGTCAAACTTAAGCAAGCAATGAAACACGCCAATCTACAAATATTATAA
- the aroC gene encoding chorismate synthase, with protein MSGNKIGKIFSITTFGESHGKSLGCIVDGVPPGIKLSSEDFQYDLDRRKPGTSRYTTARRESDKIHILSGVFEGITTGTSIGLIINNADQRSKDYKNIKNLFRPGHADYTYEKKYGIRDYRGGGRSSARETVMRVAAGAIAKKYLKMQHKTTIRAYLSAMGNIKCSFQSWDIVEKNSFFCPNIDKIPELEKLIKNLKRNGDSIGAEITIIAENVPVGLGEPVFDRLDADLAHALISINAAKGVEIGDGFSVIQQTGSINRDEMNSTGFMSNHAGGILGGISNGEKIVLKVAFKPTSSIKKLGQTVNKNNENTNISITGRHDPCVGIRAVPITEAMVAIVLMDHLLRFRAQCGKKNNTF; from the coding sequence ATGTCTGGCAATAAAATTGGTAAAATATTTTCTATTACTACGTTTGGTGAATCACACGGTAAATCATTAGGTTGCATAGTTGATGGAGTACCACCTGGTATCAAGTTATCTTCTGAAGATTTTCAATATGATTTAGATCGAAGAAAACCTGGTACTTCTCGTTATACTACAGCACGACGCGAATCAGATAAAATACATATTTTATCTGGTGTTTTTGAGGGAATTACAACAGGTACTAGCATTGGTTTAATTATTAATAATGCTGACCAACGCTCAAAAGATTATAAAAATATTAAAAATCTATTTAGACCTGGTCATGCAGATTATACTTATGAAAAAAAATATGGAATTCGAGACTATAGAGGAGGTGGAAGATCTTCAGCACGTGAAACCGTTATGCGCGTAGCAGCCGGTGCTATTGCTAAGAAATATCTTAAAATGCAACATAAAACTACAATTCGAGCATATTTATCAGCAATGGGTAATATTAAGTGTTCTTTTCAATCTTGGGATATAGTCGAAAAAAATTCATTCTTTTGCCCGAATATTGACAAAATTCCAGAATTAGAAAAACTTATTAAAAATCTAAAACGAAATGGTGATTCTATCGGTGCAGAAATTACAATAATTGCTGAAAATGTACCTGTTGGATTAGGAGAACCTGTTTTTGATCGTCTTGACGCTGATTTAGCACATGCATTAATAAGCATTAACGCTGCAAAGGGCGTAGAAATAGGAGATGGATTTTCAGTAATTCAACAAACTGGAAGCATTAATCGCGACGAAATGAATAGCACAGGATTTATGAGTAATCATGCTGGAGGAATTTTAGGAGGTATTAGTAACGGTGAAAAAATTGTATTAAAAGTGGCTTTTAAACCAACGTCAAGCATTAAAAAACTAGGACAAACAGTAAATAAAAACAACGAGAATACAAATATATCTATTACAGGTAGACATGATCCTTGTGTCGGAATTCGTGCAGTGCCAATTACTGAAGCAATGGTTGCCATTGTTTTAATGGATCATTTATTAAGATTTAGAGCGCAATGTGGTAAAAAAAATAATACATTTTAA
- the smrB gene encoding endonuclease SmrB, translated as MRKNRRYSVRKDALFRQWLNNTREIVQDTIFHARIDKKENSIISNRILLEQDAHSYYFSQKNENNSLTNDPVSYIRNQHAYKILKNLKKGRYSPDIFLDLHGLNQYQAKKELAKLIVICQKEKLFCAHIMHGYGQNILKTQTPFWLSQHPDIIALHQAPKAFGNDAAIMVIIEIHSHIKS; from the coding sequence ATGAGAAAAAATCGCCGGTATTCTGTACGCAAAGATGCTTTGTTTCGTCAATGGTTAAATAATACGCGTGAGATAGTACAGGATACTATTTTTCATGCTCGTATTGATAAAAAAGAAAACAGTATTATATCTAATCGAATTCTTTTAGAACAAGATGCTCACAGTTATTATTTTTCTCAAAAAAACGAAAATAATTCGTTAACAAATGATCCAGTATCTTATATTCGTAATCAACATGCGTATAAAATATTAAAAAACTTGAAAAAAGGAAGGTATAGTCCAGATATTTTTCTTGATTTACATGGATTGAATCAGTATCAAGCAAAAAAAGAATTAGCTAAGTTGATTGTAATTTGTCAAAAAGAAAAATTGTTTTGTGCGCATATTATGCATGGGTATGGACAAAACATTTTAAAAACACAAACTCCATTTTGGCTGTCTCAGCATCCAGATATTATAGCTTTACATCAAGCACCGAAAGCATTTGGCAATGATGCTGCTATTATGGTCATTATCGAAATTCATTCCCATATAAAAAGTTAA